Proteins encoded in a region of the Triticum dicoccoides isolate Atlit2015 ecotype Zavitan chromosome 3A, WEW_v2.0, whole genome shotgun sequence genome:
- the LOC119268700 gene encoding AP-1 complex subunit mu-2, whose protein sequence is MAGAVSALFLLDIKGRVLVWRDFRGDVTAVQAERFFTKLLDKEGDAEAYSPVVYDDAGVTYMFIQHNNIFLLTASRQNCNAASILLFLHRVVDVFKHYFEELEEESLRDNFVVVYELLDEMMDFGYPQYTEAKILSEFIKTDAYKMEVSQRPPMAVTNAVSWRSEGIRYKKNEVFLDVVESVNILVNSNGQIVRSDVVGALKMRTYLSGMPECKLGLNDKVLLEAQGRATKGKAIDLDDIKFHQCVRLARFENDRTISFIPPDGSFDLMTYRLNTQVKPLIWVEAQVEKHSRSRIELMIKARSQFKERSTATNVEIEVPVPSDATNPNIRTSMGSAAYAPERDAMVWKVKSFPGGKEYMCRAEFSLPSISAEEAVPEKKAPIRVKFEIPYFTVSGIQVRYLKIIEKSGYQALPWVRYITMAGEYELRLI, encoded by the exons atggccGGCGCGGTGTCGGCGCTGTTCCTGCTGGACATCAAGGGCCGCGTCCTCGTCTGGCGCGACTTCCGCGGCGACGTCACCGCCGTCCAGGCCGAGCGCTTCTTCACCAAGCTCCTCGACAAGGAG GGCGATGCGGAGGCGTACTCGCCGGTGGTCTACGATGACGCGGGCGTCACCTACATGTTTATACAGCATAACAATATTTTCCTCCTCACCGCCTCCCGCCAAAACTGCAACGCCGCTAGCATCCTCCTATTCCTCCACCGCGTCGTCGAT GTGTTCAAGCACTATTTCGAGGAATTGGAGGAGGAATCACTCAGAGATAACTTTGTCGTCGTG TATGAGTtgcttgatgagatgatggattttggGTATCCACAATACACCGAGGCAAAGATTTTAAGCGAGTTCATCAAGACAGATGCATACAAGATGGAGGTCTCACAGAGGCCACCGATGGCTGTGACAAATGCTGTCTCATGGAGGAGTGAGGGGATTCGGTACAAAAAGAACGAA GTGTTCTTGGATGTAGTGGAGAGTGTTAACATTCTTGTTAATAGCAATGGGCAGATTGTGAGATCAGATGTTGTTGGGGCACTGAAAATGCGAACATATTTGAG TGGAATGCCCGAGTGCAAACTCGGGTTGAATGACAAGGTTCTTTTGGAGGCTCAGGGGCGAGCAACTAAAGGGAAGGCAATAGATCTTGATGATATCAAATTTCATCA GTGTGTGCGATTGGCCAGATTTGAGAATGATAGGACGATATCATTCATCCCTCCAGATGGATCTTTTGATCTGATGACATACAGGCTCAACACTCAG GTGAAACCTCTTATCTGGGTGGAAGCCCAGGTTGAAAAACATTCAAGAAGCCGGATAGAATTGATGATTAAGGCAAGAAGTCAGTTTAAGGAAAGAAG CACAGCAACAAATGTTGAAATTGAAGTTCCTGTTCCTTCAGATGCCACAAACCCAAATATAAGAACTTCAATGGGTTCTGCTGCATATGCACCTGAGAGAGATGCAATGGTCTGGAAAGTAAAATCATTTCCTGGTGGCAAA GAGTACATGTGCAGAGCGGAGTTTAGTCTACCAAGTATAAGTGCGGAAGAAGCAGTCCCTGAAAAGAAGGCACCGAtacgagtgaaatttgaaataccaTATTTCACTGTATCGGGTATTCAG GTTCGCTATCTAAAGATCATTGAAAAGAGTGGGTACCAGGCGCTTCCGTGGGTTAGATACATTACCATGGCAGGTGAATACGAACTGAGACTTATATGA
- the LOC119268701 gene encoding farnesyl pyrophosphate synthase-like — protein MLDYNVLGGKCNRGLSVIDSYKTLKGVDVLRKEETFLACTLGWCIEWLQAYFLVLDDIMDNSQTRRGQPCWFRVPQVGLIAVNDGIILRNHISRILQRHFRGKPYYVDLIDLFNEVEFKTASGQLLDLITTHEGEKDLTKYNLNVHRRIVQYKTAYYSFYLPVACALLLSGENLDNFGDVKNILVEMGTYFQVQDDYLDCFGDPESIGKIGTDIEDYKCSWLVVQALEHADESQKGILLENYGKSDPESVAKVKDLYKELDLETAFHKYERESYNKLIADIEAQPSKAVQQVLMSFLEKIYKRQK, from the exons ATGCTGGATTACAATGTCCTAGGAGGAAAGTGCAACCGTGGGCTCTCTGTCATCGATAGCTACAAGACATTGAAAGGTGtagatgttttgaggaaggaggaGACATTTCTTGCCTGCACCCTTGGTTGGTGTATTGAATGG CTTCAAGCATATTTTCTTGTGCTTGATGATATCATGGACAACTCCCAGACACGACGGGGCCAGCCTTGCTGGTTTAGGGTGCCTCAG GTTGGCCTTATTGCTGTAAACGATGGGATTATCCTTCGCAACCATATTTCACGGATCCTTCAACGCCACTTCAGAGGAAAAccgtattatgttgatctcattgaTTTGTTCAATGAG GTTGAATTCAAGACAGCTTCAGGGCAGTTGTTGGATCTTATCACTACTCACGAGGGAGAAAAGGATCTCACAAAATATAACTTGAATGT TCACCGGCGCATTGTGCAATACAAGACAGCGTACTATTCATTTTATCTTCCG GTTGCATGTGCATTGCTGCTGTCGGGTGAGAATTTGGATAACTTCGGCGATGTAAAGAACATTCTTGTTGAAATGGGAACATACTTTCAAGTTCAG GATGATTATCTAGATTGTTTTGGAGATCCTGAATCTATTGGCAAG ATTGGAACTGACATTGAAGACTACAAGTGTTCCTGGTTAGTTGTGCAAGCTCTTGAGCATGCAGATGAGAGCCAAAAGGGCATTCTACTT GAAAATTATGGGAAGTCAGATCCAGAGTCTGTTGCAAAAGTGAAGGATCTGTATAAAGAACTTGATCTGGAG ACGGCATTTCACAAGTATGAGCGGGAGAGCTACAATAAGCTGATCGCCGACATCGAGGCCCAGCCAAGCAAAGCTGTTCAGCAAGTTTTGATGTCTTTCCTGGAGAAGATCTACAAGAGGCAGAAGTAG